One window of Nocardia nova SH22a genomic DNA carries:
- a CDS encoding YdcF family protein encodes MTHLVVAATAAALIAGPLTSTATAAEGPAPLYNSAQSNFVNGNDAAGLSDLRALLDNTPDDAQALALQGIWSDYTGDLVTREAAFNRLAAIDPEMAQGARGLIGAIGAAVGTLPNPLPAIAGPQTGIVVLGYGLLPDGSMRPELVSRLTAAWMQALAAPMSPIVVTGGNPQNGVPEAAAMAGWLIGHGIPASRVLVEDRANSTVQNALFGSQMLRDAGATSAIVVSSPNHIRRAVADFIVAGTRVVGATTSLDQIISQLPPPSKAAQRGIYLDATRTFLLPASR; translated from the coding sequence ATGACGCATCTTGTCGTCGCGGCAACGGCCGCGGCCCTGATCGCCGGACCGCTCACCTCGACCGCCACGGCCGCCGAGGGCCCGGCGCCGCTGTACAACTCGGCCCAGTCCAACTTCGTCAACGGCAACGACGCCGCCGGTCTGTCCGACCTGCGCGCGCTGCTGGACAACACGCCCGACGACGCGCAGGCCCTGGCATTGCAGGGCATCTGGTCCGACTACACCGGTGATCTGGTGACCCGCGAAGCCGCGTTCAACCGGCTCGCGGCGATCGACCCGGAGATGGCCCAGGGGGCGCGCGGGCTGATCGGCGCGATCGGCGCCGCGGTCGGCACGCTGCCCAATCCGCTACCGGCCATCGCCGGGCCGCAGACGGGCATCGTGGTGCTCGGTTACGGTCTGCTGCCCGACGGCAGTATGCGTCCCGAGCTGGTCAGTCGCCTCACCGCGGCCTGGATGCAGGCCCTCGCCGCGCCGATGTCACCGATCGTCGTCACCGGCGGCAATCCGCAGAACGGCGTGCCCGAGGCCGCCGCGATGGCCGGGTGGCTCATCGGTCACGGCATTCCGGCCTCCCGGGTTCTGGTCGAAGACCGCGCCAATTCGACCGTGCAGAACGCGCTGTTCGGCTCGCAGATGCTGCGCGATGCCGGGGCCACCAGCGCGATCGTGGTGAGCTCGCCCAATCACATCCGCCGGGCGGTGGCCGACTTCATCGTGGCCGGTACCCGGGTGGTGGGCGCGACGACCTCGCTCGATCAGATCATCTCGCAACTGCCGCCGCCCTCGAAGGCCGCACAGCGCGGTATCTACCTCGACGCCACGCGCACCTTCCTGCTGCCCGCCTCCCGCTGA